CGCCTATGCGGCCCGGCCGGACCGGACGCTGCTTGAACGGCTGAACGACCTGGCGTTCACGCTGGCCGTCATCAATCCGGCCGAGGCGCGGCTGTCCGCGCGGCTGGAAGCCGTGAACGCCGCGGCCGGGTGCGGCTGGCTGCGGGGCGTGCCGCTGCTGCCGGACGAGGATCACGCCATGATCGCCCTGCTGCTGCGGGAAGCGCAGCCAGGCGGGCCGGGTGATCCTGATGCCGGGGCGGCGCGCGTGCAGGAGCGGCTGGCCTGGGCCGGGTACCGCGCGCCGGCGCGGCCGGTGGACCCGCTCACGCCGCTGCGGGCGGCCCTGACGCCCCCGGCGACACTGGACCCGGAACGGCACGGGCTGGGGCAGGCGTTGCAGCGGCTGATGCTCACGCCGCACGAGGGGCAGCGGAACGCGGCGCTGCTGCTGCTGCACGTGTGCGGCCGCGACCGGCTGGAGAACGTGCCGCTGGTCCTGGCACTCGACATGGCGCTGACGCTGCTGCGCGCCCTGCACGCCGGGAGTCCGTCGCCGGACACGGCGCAGCTGCTGGAACTGCACGCGCAGCTGCACGCGGAGCTGGGATCGCCGGACCTGCCGGGCGCGCGGCGGGAACGCCGTCAGCCGGGCGCGGCGGGCGCGGACGGGCAGACGCTCGCGGCCCGCCGGACGCTGCGGGCGCTGCGGTTCACGCGCTTGCGGGCCAGCACGCCGGACGAGCAGGAGCACCTGGGCAGCCTGTGGGACGCCCTGAACGAACTCGATCAGGACCTCGCGGACGGCCGAACGCCCGAGCAGGACCCGGACCTGCGGGCGCGACTGCTGCTGCTGAGCCTCCAGGGTCTGACCAGCACGGCCCGCGCGCCGGGCATGCGACTCCCGCCGATGGTGCAGCTGAGTGCGCAGATTTCAGGTGTGGACCCGCTGTGGGCGTGGGAGGCCACGCAACCGGAACGGTTCACGTTCGTGCCGCTGCACGCGCACCTGAGTCGGGTGGTCGTCACGTTGCAGTTGCGGGCGCTGCGGGGCACGCCGTTCTGGGAGGCGCGGGGCGCGGCGGTGGAGCGCCTGACCGGACTGGCGGCCGGGCACCTGCTGGCGTCGGTCCGGCGGGCCGGGTTGCGCCTGCCCGAGCAGGGGTTCCTGGAACCGTACCTGCAACGGTTCGGGCCGCTGCGGGCGCTGCCGCTGGACCGCGCGGCGCTGGCGGCGGTTCACGCGGCGCTGCTGGACATGCTGCCCGCCGCGCAGGCGCAACTGGAAGCGGACGCCGCTGCCGAGGTGGAGGCCGACGCGGCCGTTCAGGCTGAGGCGCCTGCCCCGCCGGGGGCAGAGCTGGGGGCGGATGTGGGGCCAGCTGCCGGGACGGCCGCGCCCGGTCAGGTGCCCGCAGCGGCCGCGTTGCCCGCGCATGTGCAGGCCGTGCAGGGCGCGCTGCGGGGGCGGCGGGTGGTGCTGCTGGGCGGCGTGCCGAGTGCCCCGCACCACGCGGCGCTGGTCGCGGCGTTCGGGCTGCGGGAACTCGACTGGATCGGCAGTGACGAGTACGCGCACGGCACGCACGCGCACGCGCACGTCACGCCGGACACGGCCGTGGTGATCCTGGCGATCCGCTGGATGGGGCACGCGCACAACGCGCTGCGGGACGTGGCGCGCGCCCGTGGCGTGCCGTACGTGATGCATCCGGGTGGCCTGTCGCCCAGCAGCGTGGCGTGGCAGATCGGGCAGCAGGTCAGTCAGCAGCTCGGCGTGCGCGCGGACTGATACGGACTCCGATTGAATGGGTTACAAGGCCGTTCAATTCGAGCGGACTCGTAGAGCTGCGCAGCAGAGCGAGGAGGAGTCGAAGCGGGCTGCCGGACGTGGAGTTAAGTACACTGCGTTTATCTTTTAGATAAACCGCGCGGAGCGCGTAGCAGAGGAAGTACGTTGAAGCGGGAATGGAGAGATTCCGGCGCTTTCCCGTAATCTCGCAATGTTAGCTTCGACGTACTTAGCAGATCGGTGGCGTTCCGAGCTGTTAACGAAACAGACGGAGTCCGTATGAGGCGGATGGTGTCCAGCGCGGCCTTTGCGGTGGTGTGCCGTGGCGGGTCCGGCCTGGGTCCGGGTGGGTGTTGACACTGCCTGGGTGGCGGCGTAAGGTGTGGTTAATCGTTAACCCAATCGATGGGTGCTGTCCGGCACTCGCCCCACCCGGCCCTGTTCCGCAGGAGGTCGGCGGCCCACGCCCCGCCGCGTGACCACCCGCCTTCTGCTGCCCGTTCCGTGAGTGGCCTGCCCCGCGCAGCCGCTCGCTGCCCCTGCGTGTTGCCCGTTCCCTGCCCGCGCCCGGAGGACGCCGCCCCCCAGACTGCCCGACCTGCCCCCGGCCCCCGCTCCCCAGCCCCGCTTCCCTGGAGGTTCACATGGTCCGCACTCCCGCTGTCCGTTCCGCTGCCTACCAAACCCCCGCTGCCCGCCAGACCCCGGTGACCCGCCACGCTGCGAATGCCCGCACCCTGACGCGGGCGACGGTCCTGCTCTCGCTGCTGGCGCTGCCCTCGCAGGCGCACGCGCAGGCGAAGATCACGCTGCGGGCCGCCGACATCCAGCCCGAGAACTACCCCACGGTGGTGGGCCTGAAAGCCATGGCGGACTACCTGAAGAAGACCAGCAACGGCCGCATCGAGTTGCAGGTGTTCTCGGGCGGGCAACTGGGCGACGAGCGTTCCACCATCGAACAGACCAAACTGGGCGTGCTGGACATCGTTCGCGTATCCTCCGCGCCGATCGCGCAGGCCTACCCGCCGATGGGCGTGTACAGCCTGCCGTTCCTGTTCCGCGACTCCACGCACCAGTGGAAGGTCCTGAACGGCGCGGTCGGCAAGGAACTGCTGGCCGGACTGGAAGGCGCGGGCTTCATCGGACTGGCGTACTACGACTCGGGCACGCGGTCGTTCTACACCACGAAAAAACCCATCCGCACGCCCGCCGACCTCAAGGGCCTGCGCATCCGCACGCAGCAGAACGAGGTCGTGCTGGACATGATGTCCGCCCTGCAGGCCCGCCCGGTCCCGCTCTCGATGGGCGAGGTGTACTCCAGCCTTCAGACGAGCGCCATCGACGGCGCCGAGAACAACTACCCGTCGTACGGGCCGTCCGGCGCGCGGCACTTCGAGGTGGCCCGCTACTACTCGCTGACCGAGCACAACTCGGTCCCCGAGGTCGTCATGATGAGCAAGGTCCGCTGGGACAAACTCAGTCCCGCCGATCAGCGCCTGATCCGCGTGGCCGCCGCGCAGAGCGTCGCGGTGGAACGCAAGGCCTGGAACGCCCTGACCGCCGAGAGCCGCGCCGCCATCCAGAAGGCCGGCGTGACCATCACCAAGGTTGACCGCAGCGCCTTCCAGAAGGCCATGGCCCCGGTGTACGAGAAGTACCGCAAGGTGTACGGCACCCTGATCGAACGCATTCAGGACGTGCGCTGAGCATGAAGAACCCGGCGCTGGAAACTACGGTACGGGCCGCGTCGGCCCAGCCGCGCGCAGGTGCGTTGCGGCGGGCCGAGCAGGTGTTCGCGCAGGGCCTGAGCGTCCTGACCGGGGCGCTGCTGGTGGCGATCGTGCTGGTCATCTCGTGGCAGGTCGTCGCGCGCTACGTTCCGGGCCTGAGCAGCCCGCACTGGACCGAGGAACTCAGCCTGACGCTGCTGGTGTGGCTGGGCCTGATCGCCACGGCGCTCGGCATCCGCAACCATGACACCCTGCGCGTGTCGCTGCTGGTCGAGCGGTTGCCCGTCCCGGCGCAGGTCACGCTGCACCGGCTGGTGTGGCTGATCGTGGCGGCGTTCGGGCTGTACCTGCTGCGCTACGGGTGGGAACTGTCGCGCAGCACCATGGCGCAGTTCTTCCCGACGCTGCGCCTGCCGGTCGGCTGGATGTACCTGGCCCTGCCGGCCGGCGGCGCGCTGATCGCCGCGTACGCGGCGCGCAACGTGCTGGGCGCGTTCACGCCCGCCCCGCCCGGCCCGCAGGCGCGGCGCGTGGCTCTGGTGTGCGCGCTGGCCTGCGCGCTGCTGCTGCTCGCGGCGCTGCTGAACCCGGCGGCGCTGCTCGGCCCGGCCGGGCTGCTGGTCGGCACGTTCTTCGTGCTGCTGGCGGCCGGAACGCCGGTGGGCGTGGCGGTGGGCATGGCGACGCTGGTGTCGGTCGCGCGGTTCGGGATGCCGGAACTGATCGTGGCGCAGCGCATGGCGAACGGCGTGACGTCCACG
The Deinococcus seoulensis genome window above contains:
- a CDS encoding TRAP transporter substrate-binding protein; this translates as MTRHAANARTLTRATVLLSLLALPSQAHAQAKITLRAADIQPENYPTVVGLKAMADYLKKTSNGRIELQVFSGGQLGDERSTIEQTKLGVLDIVRVSSAPIAQAYPPMGVYSLPFLFRDSTHQWKVLNGAVGKELLAGLEGAGFIGLAYYDSGTRSFYTTKKPIRTPADLKGLRIRTQQNEVVLDMMSALQARPVPLSMGEVYSSLQTSAIDGAENNYPSYGPSGARHFEVARYYSLTEHNSVPEVVMMSKVRWDKLSPADQRLIRVAAAQSVAVERKAWNALTAESRAAIQKAGVTITKVDRSAFQKAMAPVYEKYRKVYGTLIERIQDVR